ATTCGGCCCTGCCAGCATGCGCAGGGCCGAACCGATTCCATGCCGATTACCAGCCTTCCAGACCGAGCTGCTGCGCTTGCTTCTCGACGTCCTTGTCGTAGGCGGCCGCGGCGTCTTCGGCCGAACGGAGACCGGAGCCGACCTCGACCGTGAAATGCTCCAAATTCGGCCCTTTGATCGGAGACAAGAATTCCAGCGCCGGCGCCGTCATGTTGTTCTCGAAATACGGGAGCATGTCGAGAATGACCTGAGGCGTATCTTCCGGCATCTCCGCGCCTTTGACGACGTACGGACCGGACGGCTTCGACACTTGGGACATCGCCGCGATCCCTTCGACGGAGGCGACGAACTCCACGAATTTTTTCGCTTCTTCGATATGCTGGCCGTTCTTGTATATATAGGCGGCTCCAGGCATCCAGACGGTTAACCCGTTCTGATCCGCGCTGTCGCCCGGCTGCGCGAAGAAGCCGATGTTGTCGATCTGCTCCGGGTTGTTTTGCACGAGAGCAGGCACGGCGAACGTAAGCATCGGATAGTGGGCGCCTTGACCTTCGGCGAGCATCTTCAACCCGCCGTCGTAGGTCGTGGCGAGGAAGTCTTTGTTCATGTATCCGACGGTTTCCTCCAGCTTCTGGAAGCTGCGCAGCGCCGCCGGCGTCGTTGCGTATTTCGCCTTATTGGCGGTGTAATCGGCCGCGAAATTCGGAACCTGCGCCTGCACGTTGTAGTAGTCCGCCAGCATGATCAACTGTGACGTCCACGTTTCTTTGTACGATCCGATGATCGGCGTAAGGCCGGCCGCTTTAATTTTGTCGTTGTTCTCCATCAGCTCCGCCCACGTTTTGGGGATGGACAGCCCGAGGTCCGCATATATTTTCTTGTTATAAAACCAGCCGCCGCCCATCGTCGAACCGACCGGCGCGCCGTACACCTTGCCGTTGAACGTGACGGTCGGTTTGAACGAATCGATGACGTTCGCTTGGAACGGTTCGTTCGTCAAGTCGACCATGTTTTGCTCCGGATTCAACGCCTGCATTAAGGAACCGGAGTTGTAGAAGAACACGTCATTCATATCGCCGGTAGCGAGGCGCGTCTTCACGAAGTTATCGCCTTCTGCCCCCTGCGGCCGCGTCTCGTGCTCGACCGTGATGTGCGGGTACTTCGCCTGGAACGCTTCAATCAGAGCCTTCGCGCCGTTCACTGCATCCTGCGTATTGTCCGTCAACAACGAAATCGTAACGGGCTCGGGCGCGGCCTCTTCCTTCGCCGCCGCTTCCGTTGCCGTTTCCGACGTCGTCGCCGCCGCGGCACCTTCGGAAGCGCTTCCATCTTCCTTCGACGCCGGCTCCGCCCCGCCGCTGCAAGCCGCGAGCAAACTGATCAACATCGCGCCGCTGACGAGTAAACTAGCGGCATTCTTTTTCGTACTCCGCATGTGGATCCCCCTCTTCAAGTGTTTGCCTAGGGATTGGGCTCCCTGTAATTCGATTATAAAAAGGGCAGCGCCGCGGCGGCACTGCCTCATTTCATAGATTGACCTGCGGTTTCTTTAGGTCGGAGCGGCGCCCGCTTTTTTCAGGAACGGCTGCTCCTCTTTGTACTGTCCCGGCGTACAGCCCGTGAACTTCTTGAACACCTCGGAGAAATGCCGGTACGAGTGGTATCCGACCTGCTCGCAAACATCGTTGACCTTGACGCCTTTGGACAACAGCTTTTTCGCCAGCTCCATCCGCTCGCGAGTCACATACCGAATATATGTCTCCCCCAAGACTTCCTTAAATAGGACGCTCAAATAAGACGGGTTCATTCCGACATGCTCCGCGACTTCCTCCAGCGACAAGTTTGCGGATATGTGCTCCGCGATGAAGGCGCGCGCTTTCCCTACGGCGCCGTGTTTGCTCGTTTCCCTGCTTTCGAGAGACCAAGCCGCGATCTCCTCCATCTTCTCGCGGAACCATTCCAGCATTTTCCCCTTCGCAAGCATGTCGCGGATTTCGACGTGCGGCACAAATCGCTCGCGGCTCCGCTCCGCCCCGCCCTCCTTCGACACTTCCAGCGCCAAGTAAATCAGCTTTACCATTTCCCGTTCGGCAACCTCCGGATCCACCTTCTCTTCTTGAATCCATGCGATAAACCGATCGACCTCTTCCATCAAGCCGTCATGGTCGCCGACGCGCATCTTCAGCGTGATCGCCTCTTCCCGCTCGCTCAGCCCGTCCGGCGCCGTTAGAATGTCTCCTAATTGCTCGAAGCGAAGCAGGCCCTTCATCTTTAGGAAATACGCGCAGCGCAGCGCCCGTTTCGCTTCTTGGTAACCGACGGCGGCTTGCGACAGATCGAACACAGTGCGTCCGGCCCCGGCGACGAGTTCCGACTGCTCCGTCTCCTCTGCGATCCGATCCCAAAACTCGAATGTCGGCGGAAGCAGGTGAAAGACGACCGTCAGCCGCTCCTCGCCGTTCCGCAGCGCGACCGTCCGATATTCCGGCTGCTCCGGCAGCGCGAACGCATCGGAACAGGCGAGGATCGTCGCGCAGGCGATGTGATCGGCCTCCGGACCGAAATAGTCCCGCCACTTCCGTACGGCGTCTTCGCCGAGCAGCAGCAGATCCAACGTCGCTTTCTCGAGAAGCTCCCGCTTGCTGTCCTCCCACTTTTCTTTCAAGACGGCGGTTTCGTGCTGGGTCCGAATTTTGTCGAGCGACTTGCGGATCGCCTGCTCGATCGTTTGTACGGAAATCGGCTTCTGCAAATAATCCGCGACCCCCAATTGGATCGCGCGCTTCACGTATTCGAATTCGTTGAACCCGCTGAACACGATGCAGTACGTTTCCGGCGCTTCCTTCAAAATGGCTTCGACCAGCTGCAGGCCGTCCATGCCGGGCATCCGAATATCCGTCAGCACGATGTCCGGCCGTTCGCGGCGGAACAGCGCCAGCGCCGCGACGCCCTCCGCTGCGGTGCCCGCGAATTCGATCCCGAAGCCGCGCCAGTCGATCATCGATTGAAGGCCTTCCAACACAAGGTACTCGTCGTCGAACGCAACCGCTTTCAACATGTGTCGTTCCCTCCCTTATCGTTCCGGCTTCAGCCGCAAGGCGACCCTCGTTC
The nucleotide sequence above comes from Paenibacillus sp.. Encoded proteins:
- a CDS encoding ABC transporter substrate-binding protein; protein product: MRSTKKNAASLLVSGAMLISLLAACSGGAEPASKEDGSASEGAAAATTSETATEAAAKEEAAPEPVTISLLTDNTQDAVNGAKALIEAFQAKYPHITVEHETRPQGAEGDNFVKTRLATGDMNDVFFYNSGSLMQALNPEQNMVDLTNEPFQANVIDSFKPTVTFNGKVYGAPVGSTMGGGWFYNKKIYADLGLSIPKTWAELMENNDKIKAAGLTPIIGSYKETWTSQLIMLADYYNVQAQVPNFAADYTANKAKYATTPAALRSFQKLEETVGYMNKDFLATTYDGGLKMLAEGQGAHYPMLTFAVPALVQNNPEQIDNIGFFAQPGDSADQNGLTVWMPGAAYIYKNGQHIEEAKKFVEFVASVEGIAAMSQVSKPSGPYVVKGAEMPEDTPQVILDMLPYFENNMTAPALEFLSPIKGPNLEHFTVEVGSGLRSAEDAAAAYDKDVEKQAQQLGLEGW
- a CDS encoding response regulator; the protein is MLKAVAFDDEYLVLEGLQSMIDWRGFGIEFAGTAAEGVAALALFRRERPDIVLTDIRMPGMDGLQLVEAILKEAPETYCIVFSGFNEFEYVKRAIQLGVADYLQKPISVQTIEQAIRKSLDKIRTQHETAVLKEKWEDSKRELLEKATLDLLLLGEDAVRKWRDYFGPEADHIACATILACSDAFALPEQPEYRTVALRNGEERLTVVFHLLPPTFEFWDRIAEETEQSELVAGAGRTVFDLSQAAVGYQEAKRALRCAYFLKMKGLLRFEQLGDILTAPDGLSEREEAITLKMRVGDHDGLMEEVDRFIAWIQEEKVDPEVAEREMVKLIYLALEVSKEGGAERSRERFVPHVEIRDMLAKGKMLEWFREKMEEIAAWSLESRETSKHGAVGKARAFIAEHISANLSLEEVAEHVGMNPSYLSVLFKEVLGETYIRYVTRERMELAKKLLSKGVKVNDVCEQVGYHSYRHFSEVFKKFTGCTPGQYKEEQPFLKKAGAAPT